The Candidatus Pantoea soli genome window below encodes:
- the modC gene encoding molybdenum ABC transporter ATP-binding protein ModC → MLTLNFSQQLGDHQLELDVQIPASGITALFGVSGAGKTSLINAISGLTQPQRGQIQLNDRLLYDAASGINLPPEKRRIGYVFQDARLFPHYRVRGNLQYGMAAAMKPQFDALVALLGLEALLQRYPASLSGGEKQRVAIGRALLTAPDILLMDEPLASLDLPRKRELMPYLQKLAKQVDIPLLYVSHSLEEILQLAENVLVLDNGRVKAFGPLERVWSSTAMRPWLPAAERTSVLRVQVLEQHPDYPMTALSLGDQHIWVSRVHQPVKTALRIRIASADVSLALQPPQNTSIRNILPAQVVELLELDDQVEVKLRIGISELWARISPWARDELNIRPDQWLYAQIKSVSIAA, encoded by the coding sequence ATGCTGACGCTGAATTTCTCCCAGCAGCTGGGTGACCACCAGCTGGAACTGGATGTACAGATTCCCGCCAGCGGCATCACCGCCCTGTTCGGTGTCTCCGGGGCTGGCAAAACCTCGCTGATCAATGCCATTAGTGGTCTGACCCAGCCGCAGCGCGGCCAGATTCAGCTGAATGACCGCCTGCTGTATGACGCCGCCAGCGGCATTAATCTGCCGCCGGAAAAGCGTCGCATTGGCTATGTCTTTCAGGATGCGCGCCTGTTTCCGCATTACCGGGTGCGCGGCAACCTGCAATACGGCATGGCGGCAGCGATGAAACCGCAGTTTGACGCGCTGGTCGCGCTGCTGGGGCTGGAGGCGCTGCTGCAGCGCTATCCGGCTTCGCTCTCCGGCGGGGAAAAACAGCGCGTGGCGATAGGCCGGGCGCTGCTGACCGCGCCGGACATACTGCTGATGGATGAGCCGCTGGCCTCGCTGGATCTGCCGCGCAAGCGTGAGCTGATGCCGTATCTGCAAAAACTGGCGAAGCAGGTGGATATTCCGCTGCTTTACGTTTCGCACAGCCTGGAGGAGATTCTGCAGCTGGCGGAGAACGTGCTGGTGCTGGATAACGGCCGGGTAAAGGCGTTTGGTCCGCTGGAACGGGTATGGAGCAGCACGGCAATGCGTCCGTGGCTACCGGCGGCAGAGCGCACCAGCGTGCTGCGCGTGCAGGTGCTGGAGCAGCACCCGGATTATCCAATGACCGCGCTGTCGCTGGGCGACCAGCATATCTGGGTCAGCCGGGTGCACCAGCCGGTGAAAACCGCGCTGCGTATCCGCATTGCCTCCGCCGATGTCTCGCTGGCGCTGCAGCCGCCGCAGAACACCTCTATCCGCAATATCCTGCCGGCACAGGTGGTGGAACTGCTGGAGCTGGACGATCAGGTGGAGGTCAAGCTGCGCATCGGCATCAGCGAGCTGTGGGCGCGCATCTCACCCTGGGCGCGTGACGAACTGAACATCCGGCCGGATCAGTGGCTGTATGCGCAGATTAAAAGCGTCTCCATTGCCGCCTGA
- a CDS encoding pyridoxal phosphatase produces MSYRVIALDLDGTLLTPNKTILPESITALARAQQAGVKVLIVTGRHHCAIHPFYQALQLDTPAICCNGTYLYDYQAKKVLASDPLAKSQAGRVIEMLDQEKIHGLLYVDDAMLYQEPTGHVTRTLNWAQSLPEAQRPVFLQVPSLAQAAQEAHAIWKFALSHPDTRALQQFAERTEAELGLACEWSWHDQVDIAQAGNSKGKRLAQWVASQGLSMQDVLAFGDNYNDLSMLEQVGLGVAMGNADDAIKARAKKVIGTNLEPGIAAVIYQEVL; encoded by the coding sequence ATGAGCTACCGCGTAATCGCCCTTGACCTTGACGGCACCCTGCTGACACCGAATAAAACCATTCTGCCGGAATCAATTACAGCCCTTGCGCGCGCGCAACAGGCCGGCGTCAAAGTATTGATTGTGACCGGACGCCATCACTGCGCCATTCACCCTTTTTATCAGGCGCTGCAGCTGGATACACCCGCAATCTGCTGTAATGGCACCTATTTGTATGATTATCAGGCAAAAAAGGTGCTGGCTTCTGACCCGCTGGCGAAAAGCCAGGCGGGCCGCGTGATTGAGATGCTCGATCAGGAGAAGATTCACGGCCTGCTGTATGTCGATGACGCCATGCTGTATCAGGAACCCACCGGCCACGTCACGCGTACCCTGAACTGGGCACAGTCGCTGCCGGAAGCCCAGCGTCCGGTGTTCCTGCAGGTGCCCAGCCTGGCGCAGGCAGCGCAGGAGGCACACGCAATCTGGAAATTTGCCCTGTCGCATCCGGACACCCGTGCGCTGCAGCAGTTTGCCGAACGCACTGAAGCGGAGCTGGGGCTGGCCTGCGAATGGTCGTGGCACGATCAGGTGGACATCGCCCAGGCCGGCAACAGCAAAGGCAAACGCCTGGCGCAATGGGTCGCCAGCCAGGGCCTGAGCATGCAGGACGTGCTGGCATTTGGCGATAACTATAACGATCTCAGCATGCTGGAACAGGTCGGCCTCGGCGTGGCGATGGGTAACGCCGATGACGCCATTAAGGCGCGGGCAAAGAAAGTGATCGGCACCAATCTGGAGCCGGGCATTGCCGCCGTTATCTATCAGGAAGTGCTGTAA
- the pgl gene encoding 6-phosphogluconolactonase, whose product MKQVVYTASPESQQIHAWQMQEDGALTLLQVTDVAGQVQPLVVSPKKDFLYAGVRPNYRVLAFRIAADGTLSLAGEAPLPGSPTHISTDRQGHFLFCGSYNDACVSVSPIGSDGLPQAPTQVIHDLEGCHSANIDLSNQTLFVPALKQDRICLYQLNEDGTLAPRAQPQVTTVEGAGPRHMAFHPGGAWAYVVNELNSTVDVWALNNVNGQTERVQSLDMMPPGFSDTRWAADIHLTPDGRFLYACDRTSSTLTIFSVSEEGSVLTIEGHQPTETQPRGFNIDNTGRYLVAAGQKSHHIEVYRIGERGLLQPLSRYAVGQGPMWVVIHALD is encoded by the coding sequence ATGAAACAAGTCGTGTATACCGCCAGTCCCGAGAGCCAGCAGATCCATGCATGGCAGATGCAGGAAGATGGCGCACTGACGTTATTACAGGTTACGGACGTTGCCGGCCAGGTGCAGCCGCTGGTGGTCAGTCCGAAAAAAGACTTTCTCTATGCCGGTGTTCGCCCCAATTACCGCGTGCTGGCGTTCCGCATTGCGGCCGACGGGACGCTGAGCCTCGCCGGTGAAGCGCCGCTGCCGGGCAGCCCGACGCACATCTCAACCGATCGTCAGGGCCACTTCCTGTTCTGCGGCTCTTATAACGATGCCTGCGTCAGCGTCAGCCCCATCGGCAGCGATGGCCTGCCGCAGGCGCCGACACAGGTGATTCACGATCTGGAAGGCTGCCACTCTGCCAACATCGATCTCAGCAACCAGACGCTGTTTGTACCGGCGCTTAAGCAGGATCGCATCTGTCTGTATCAGCTGAACGAGGACGGCACGCTGGCACCGCGCGCGCAGCCGCAGGTGACGACCGTAGAAGGCGCGGGCCCGCGTCACATGGCGTTTCATCCCGGCGGTGCCTGGGCCTACGTGGTCAATGAGCTGAACAGCACCGTGGATGTCTGGGCGCTGAACAACGTCAACGGTCAGACAGAGCGCGTGCAGAGTCTGGATATGATGCCGCCGGGATTCAGCGATACGCGCTGGGCGGCGGACATCCACCTGACGCCGGATGGTCGTTTCCTCTATGCCTGCGATCGTACCAGCAGCACCCTGACCATCTTCAGCGTCAGCGAGGAGGGATCGGTGCTGACCATTGAAGGCCATCAGCCGACCGAGACGCAGCCGCGCGGTTTCAACATTGATAACACCGGACGTTATCTGGTGGCGGCGGGACAGAAATCCCATCACATTGAAGTGTACCGCATTGGCGAGCGCGGCCTGCTGCAGCCGCTGTCGCGATACGCCGTGGGGCAGGGCCCGATGTGGGTTGTCATTCACGCGCTGGACTGA